A portion of the Carya illinoinensis cultivar Pawnee chromosome 11, C.illinoinensisPawnee_v1, whole genome shotgun sequence genome contains these proteins:
- the LOC122281928 gene encoding probable aminotransferase TAT2, with amino-acid sequence MENGILNHGVDTASTITIKGILSLLMQSIDENGNKRVISLGMGDPSAYSCFHTTHVAEEAVVDAIQSEKFNGYAPTVGLPQTRIAIAEYLSRDLPYKLSADDVFITSGCTQAIDVALAMLACPGANILLPRPGFPIYELCAGFRNLEVRYFDLLPEKGWEVDLNAIEALADQNTVALVVINPGNPCGNVYSYQHLKEIAETANRLRILVIADEVYGHLAFGKNPFVPMGVFGSEVPVLTLGSLSKRWIVPGWRLGWFVTTDPAGMFREPKIIERIKKYFDILGGPATFIQAAVPRILEQTEEFFFKKTIKLLKQASDTCYYKIKKIPCITCPHKPEGSMAVMVKLNLSLLEDICDDIDFCFKLTKEESVIILPGTAVGLKNWLRITFAVDPSFLEEGLRRTQSFCQRHAKQL; translated from the exons ATGGAAAATGGAATTCTCAATCATGGAGTGGACACGGCTTCAACCATCACAATCAAAGGTATCCTTAGCCTTTTAATGCAGAGCATCGATGAGAACGGCAACAAGAGGGTGATTTCCTTGGGCATGGGTGACCCTTCTGCTTATTCATGCTTTCACACCACCCATGTTGCCGAAGAAGCTGTCGTTGATGCTATTCAATCTGAGAAGTTCAATGGTTATGCACCGACTGTTGGTCTTCCTCAAACAAGAAT AGCAATCGCTGAGTATTTGTCTCGTGATCTTCCATACAAGTTATCTGCTGATGATGTTTTTATCACATCTGGTTGCACACAAGCGATTGATGTTGCGCTGGCTATGCTTGCCTGCCCTGGTGCAAATATCTTGCTTCCAAGGCCAGGCTTCCCAATTTATGAACTTTGTGCTGGTTTTAGAAACCTTGAAGTTCGGTATTTTGATCTTCTACCTGAGAAAGGCTGGGAGGTTGATCTTAATGCCATTGAGGCTCTTGCAGATCAGAACACAGTTGCCTTGGTAGTTATCAACCCGGGGAATCCTTGTGGGAATGTTTATAGTTACCAACATCTAAAGGAG ATTGCAGAAACTGCAAATAGGCTCAGAATTCTTGTAATTGCTGATGAAGTATATGGACACCTTGCTTTTGGGAAAAATCCGTTTGTGCCAATGGGAGTTTTCGGGTCAGAAGTTCCTGTTCTCACTCTTGGGTCTCTGTCTAAGAGATGGATAGTGCCTGGTTGGAGACTTGGCTGGTTTGTGACAACTGATCCCGCTGGCATGTTTCGGGAACCCAag ATTATCGAGCGTATTAAGAAGTATTTTGATATTCTAGGGGGCCCTGCAACCTTCATTCAG GCAGCAGTTCCTCGCATCCTTGAGCAAACTGAAGAGTTCTTCTTCAAGAAAACTATTAAATTACTGAAGCAGGCATCAGATACTTGTTATTATAAGATAAAGAAGATCCCTTGCATTACCTGTCCACACAAGCCAGAGGGATCTATGGCTGTAATG GTGAAGCTGAATCTTTCACTGCTGGAAGACATCTGTGATGATATTGATTTCTGTTTCAAGCTGACCAAGGAGGAATCTGTTATCATTCTTCCAG GAACTGCTGTGGGGCTAAAGAATTGGCTCCGTATTACTTTTGCTGTTGATCCTTCATTTCTTGAAGAAGGTTTAAGGAGGACGCAATCTTTTTGTCAAAGACATGCAAAACAGTTATGA
- the LOC122281930 gene encoding uncharacterized protein At4g28440-like, whose product MATPIPNPPPETLSEQSDPKPALRKPEFKKVDQLKPGTGGHTLTVKVLASNTVLAKGRSVSQHLRQTRIAECLVGDETGAIIFTARNEQVDLMQPGATIIIRNAKIDMFKGSMRLAVDKWGRVEVTEPANFTVKEDNNLSLIEYELVNVVEE is encoded by the exons ATGGCTACACCGATACCAAATCCACCGCCAGAGACGCTATCGGAGCAAAGCGATCCCAAGCCAGCGTTGAGGAAGCCCGAATTCAAGAAGGTCGATCAGTTGAAGCCCGGTACTGGCGGACACACTCTCACCGTCAAGGTCCTCGCCTCCAACACCGTCTTGGCGAAGGGCCGGTCCGTCTCTCAGCATCTTCGCCAGACCCGTATCGCCGAGTGCCTCGTTGGAGACGAGACGGGCGCGATCATCTTCACCGCCCGCAACGAGCAAG TGGATCTGATGCAGCCTGGCGCAACAATTATTATCCGTAATGCAAAGATTGACATGTTTAAGGGATCTATGAGGCTAGCAGTAGACAAATGGGGTCGGGTTGAGGTCACCGAGCCTGCAAATTTCACTGTCAAGGAGGATAACAATCTATCTCTAATTGAATATGAGCTGGTGAATGTTGTGGAGGAATGA
- the LOC122280672 gene encoding protein CUP-SHAPED COTYLEDON 2 — protein sequence MESYCYIDNGDAHLPPGFRFHPTDEELITYYLLKKVLDSNFTGRAITEVDLNKCEPWELPEKAKMGEKEWYFFSLRDRKYPTGLRTNRATEAGYWKATGKDREIYSSKTGSLVGMKKTLVFYRGRAPKGEKSNWVMHEYRLEGKFAYHYLSRSSKDEWVISRVFQKSGPGVGAATTSGGGCIRSRKTPRFNSAINLFQEPSSPSSVSLPPLLDSSPYPSSTAASTGTLNDREGCSYDSSISREHVSCFSTIAAAAASAAASNFNPSSDLVLPRPSIASVDHFALFPRNVGVSAFPSLRSLQENLQVPFFLSPGSTLPLHSGSAELGLCSSAGAWPMQEDRKVDSSDRGPDGGRMGMGTTELDCMWNY from the exons ATGGAGTCCTATTGCTATATTGATAACGGTGACGCCCACTTGCCCCCTGGATTTCGTTTTCACCCAACTGATGAAGAACTGATCACATACTACCTTCTCAAGAAAGTCTTAGACAGTAATTTCACCGGCAGAGCCATTACTGAAGTTGACCTTAACAAGTGCGAACCATGGGAGCTACCTG AGAAAGCGAAGATGGGAGAGAAAGAGTGGTACTTCTTCAGCCTACGCGACCGCAAGTACCCAACTGGACTCAGAACAAACAGGGCTACTGAGGCTGGGTACTGGAAGGCTACTGGGAAAGATAGGGAGATTTACAGCTCCAAGACTGGTTCTCTTGTGGGAATGAAGAAGACGTTGGTGTTCTACAGAGGAAGAGCACCAAAGGGAGAGAAGAGTAACTGGGTCATGCACGAGTACCGGCTTGAAGGCAAATTTGCTTACCATTACCTCTCCAGGAGCTctaag GACGAGTGGGTCATATCCCGGGTGTTCCAGAAGAGCGGACCCGGCGTCGGCGCAGCCACCACCAGCGGCGGCGGTTGTATTAGATCGAGGAAGACCCCCCGCTTCAACTCTGCTATAAAtctgtttcaagaacctagctCACCTTCTTCGGTCTCACTCCCCCCGCTCCTTGATTCCTCTCCCTACCCATCCTCCACCGCCGCTTCCACTGGCACCCTTAACGACCGTGAAGGCTGCTCGTACGACAGCTCAATTTCCAGGGAGCACGTGTCCTGTTTCTCCACCATCGCCGCGGCAGCTGCCTCCGCTGCTGCCTCTAACTTCAATCCCAGCTCGGACCTCGTTCTACCGCGGCCTTCGATTGCCTCAGTCGACCATTTCGCCCTGTTCCCAAGAAATGTCGGGGTATCAGCGTTCCCGAGCCTGAGGTCGTTGCAGGAGAATCTTCAAGTTCCTTTCTTCTTGTCTCCGGGCTCGACGTTGCCGCTCCATAGTGGCTCAGCCGAGCTTGGTCTCTGCAGCTCAGCTGGTGCATGGCCAATGCAGGAGGACCGGAAGGTCGACAGTAGCGATCGTGGGCCTGATGGCGGTAGAATGGGAATGGGTACCACCGAGCTTGACTGCATGTGGAACTACTAA
- the LOC122281929 gene encoding D-amino-acid transaminase, chloroplastic-like isoform X2 — translation MEKSSSSCDQKLDTLEVGNGSDFKVHIFSSSSELLENLHKKWSSVKKQPYPAMYSSVFGGIILDPAMMVLPIDDHMVHRGHGVFDTAIILDGYLYELDVHLERFLRSASEAKISSPFPRSVLRSILVQLSAASQCKKGTLRYWLSAGPGDFLLSPAGCTTSAFYAVVIDDDISQHKDGVKVITSTVPMKSPQFATMKNVNYLPNVLSQMEAEEKGSFASIWVDDEGYIAEGPNVNVAFINHDKELLIPSFDKILSGCTVKRLLALAPKLVEQGHLKAVRTTNITVEEAKGAAEMMFVGSTLPILPIITWDEQPIGDGKVGELTMALSDLLWDDMLAGPETQRLPVPHV, via the exons ATGGAAAAGAGCAGTTCTTCTTGTGATCAGAAATtag ATACGTTGGAGGTTGGAAATGGCAGTGACTTTAAAgttcatattttttcatcatcgtCTGAG TTGCTTGAAAACCTGCACAAGAAGTGGAGTTCAGTGAAAAAGCAACCATATCCAGCAATGTATTCCAGTGTATTTGGTGGAATTATTCTTGATCCGGCCATGATGGTACTTCCAATAGATGATCACATGGTTCATCGGGGGCATGGTGTGTTTGACACAGCTATTATATTAGATGG ATACCTCTATGAGCTGGATGTTCACTTGGAACGTTTCCTCAGATCAGCTTCAGAAGCAAAGATCTCCTCTCCATTTCCTCGATCGGTCCTTCGAAGCATTCTTGTGCAACTGAGTGCAGCATCTCAATGTAAGAAAGGAACTCTAAGATATTGGTTAAGTGCGGGGCCTGGGGATTTCTTGCTTTCTCCTGCAGGATGCACAACGTCGGCATTCTATGCTGTAGTCATAGATGATGACATCTCTCAGCACAAAGACGGAGTTAAAGTGATAACATCCACTGTACCCATGAAGTCGCCCCAATTTGCAACAATGAAGAATGTGAACTACCTTCCAAATGTCCTTTCACAGATGGAAGCTGAGGAGAAGGGATCATTTGCTTCTATTTGGGTTGATGATGAAGGTTATATTGCTGAAGGTCCAAATGTGAATGTTGCTTTTATAAACCATGATAAGGAGCTTCTCATACCTTCGTTTGATAAGATCCTTAGTGGGTGCACTGTGAAGAGGCTTCTTGCACTAGCCCCCAAGTTGGTTGAGCAGGGTCATCTAAAAGCTGTGAGAACTACAAATATAACAGTGGAGGAAGCCAAAGGTGCAGCTGAAATGATGTTTGTAGGAAGCACGCTGCCTATATTGCCCATCATCACTTGGGATGAACAACCCATTGGAGATG GGAAGGTAGGAGAATTGACAATGGCACTCTCGGATCTGCTTTGGGATGATATGTTAGCAGGCCCTGAGACGCAGAGGTTACCTGTTCCCCATGTGTAG
- the LOC122281929 gene encoding D-amino-acid transaminase, chloroplastic-like isoform X1 gives MEKSSSSCDQKLVDGLLCVAFIPFCFEDTLEVGNGSDFKVHIFSSSSELLENLHKKWSSVKKQPYPAMYSSVFGGIILDPAMMVLPIDDHMVHRGHGVFDTAIILDGYLYELDVHLERFLRSASEAKISSPFPRSVLRSILVQLSAASQCKKGTLRYWLSAGPGDFLLSPAGCTTSAFYAVVIDDDISQHKDGVKVITSTVPMKSPQFATMKNVNYLPNVLSQMEAEEKGSFASIWVDDEGYIAEGPNVNVAFINHDKELLIPSFDKILSGCTVKRLLALAPKLVEQGHLKAVRTTNITVEEAKGAAEMMFVGSTLPILPIITWDEQPIGDGKVGELTMALSDLLWDDMLAGPETQRLPVPHV, from the exons ATGGAAAAGAGCAGTTCTTCTTGTGATCAGAAATtag TTGATGGGCTGCTCTGTGTTGCTTTTATCCCATTCTGTTTTGAAGATACGTTGGAGGTTGGAAATGGCAGTGACTTTAAAgttcatattttttcatcatcgtCTGAG TTGCTTGAAAACCTGCACAAGAAGTGGAGTTCAGTGAAAAAGCAACCATATCCAGCAATGTATTCCAGTGTATTTGGTGGAATTATTCTTGATCCGGCCATGATGGTACTTCCAATAGATGATCACATGGTTCATCGGGGGCATGGTGTGTTTGACACAGCTATTATATTAGATGG ATACCTCTATGAGCTGGATGTTCACTTGGAACGTTTCCTCAGATCAGCTTCAGAAGCAAAGATCTCCTCTCCATTTCCTCGATCGGTCCTTCGAAGCATTCTTGTGCAACTGAGTGCAGCATCTCAATGTAAGAAAGGAACTCTAAGATATTGGTTAAGTGCGGGGCCTGGGGATTTCTTGCTTTCTCCTGCAGGATGCACAACGTCGGCATTCTATGCTGTAGTCATAGATGATGACATCTCTCAGCACAAAGACGGAGTTAAAGTGATAACATCCACTGTACCCATGAAGTCGCCCCAATTTGCAACAATGAAGAATGTGAACTACCTTCCAAATGTCCTTTCACAGATGGAAGCTGAGGAGAAGGGATCATTTGCTTCTATTTGGGTTGATGATGAAGGTTATATTGCTGAAGGTCCAAATGTGAATGTTGCTTTTATAAACCATGATAAGGAGCTTCTCATACCTTCGTTTGATAAGATCCTTAGTGGGTGCACTGTGAAGAGGCTTCTTGCACTAGCCCCCAAGTTGGTTGAGCAGGGTCATCTAAAAGCTGTGAGAACTACAAATATAACAGTGGAGGAAGCCAAAGGTGCAGCTGAAATGATGTTTGTAGGAAGCACGCTGCCTATATTGCCCATCATCACTTGGGATGAACAACCCATTGGAGATG GGAAGGTAGGAGAATTGACAATGGCACTCTCGGATCTGCTTTGGGATGATATGTTAGCAGGCCCTGAGACGCAGAGGTTACCTGTTCCCCATGTGTAG